A genomic segment from Panthera tigris isolate Pti1 chromosome A1, P.tigris_Pti1_mat1.1, whole genome shotgun sequence encodes:
- the BTF3 gene encoding transcription factor BTF3 isoform X1, whose protein sequence is MRRTGAPTQADSRGRGRARGGCPGGEATPSLPPPRGGTRGQEPQMKETIMNQEKLAKLQAQVRIGGKGTARRKKKVVHRTATADDKKLQFSLKKLGVNNISGIEEVNMFTNQGTVIHFNNPKVQASLAANTFTITGHAETKQLTEMLPSILNQLGADSLTSLRRLAEALPKQSVDGKAPLATGEDDDDEVPDLVENFDEASKNEAN, encoded by the exons ATGCGACGGACAGGCGCACCCACTCAGGCTGACTCTCGGGGGCGAGGTCGAGCCAGGGGCGGCTGCCCTGGGGGCGAGGCGACGCCGTCTCTTCCTCCACCTCGCGGCGGAACCCGAGGACAGGAGCCTCAG ATGAAAGAAACTATCATGAACCAGGAGAAACTCGCCAAACTGCAAGCACAAGTGCGCATTGGTGGGAAA GGAACTGCTCGCCGAAAGAAGAAGGTGGTTCATAGAACAGCTACAGCAGATGATAAAAAACTTCAGTTCTCCTTAAAGAAGTTAGGAGTAAACAATATCTCTGGTATTGAAGAA gtgAATATGTTCACAAACCAAGGAACAGTGATCCACTTTAACAACCCTAAAGTTCAGGCATCCCTGGCTGCGAACACTTTCACCATTACAGGCCATGCTGAGACAAAGCAGCTGACAGAAATGTTACCCAGTATCTTAAACCAACTTGGTGCAGACAGTCTGACTAGTTTAAGAAGGCTGGCTGAAGCTCTGCCCAAACAAT CTGTGGATGGAAAGGCACCACTTGCTACCggagaggatgatgatgatgaagttCCAG atcttgTGGAGAATTTTGATGAAGCTTCCAAGAATGAAGCAAACTGA
- the ANKRA2 gene encoding ankyrin repeat family A protein 2 has translation MATSTNLDIGAQLIVEECPSTYSLTGTPDIKIEHQLDSNAEEGSAQGVAMGMKFILPNRFDMNVCSRFVKSLNEEDSKNIQDQVNSDLEVASVLFKAECNIHTSPSPGIQVRHVYTPSTTKHFSPIKQSTTLTNKHRGNEVSTTPLLANSLSVHQLAAQGEMLYLATRIEQENVINHTDEEGFTPLMWAAAHGQIAVVEFLLQNGADPQLLGKGRESALSLACSKGYTDIVKMLLDCGVDVNEYDWNGGTPLLYAVHGNHVKCVKMLLENGADPTIETDSGYNSMDLAVALGYRGVQQVIESHLLKLLQNIKE, from the exons ATGGCTACATCAACAAATCTGGATATTGGAGCCCAGCTGATAGTGGAAGAGTGTCCCAGCACTTACAGTCTAACTGGCACGCCAGACATTAAAATAGAACATCAGCTGGACTCAAATGCAGAGGAAGGATCAGCTCAGGGTGTTGCCATGGGAATGAAATTCATATTACCTAACCGATTTGATATGAACGTGTGTTCTCGATTTGTGAAGTCCTTAAATGAAGAGGATAGTAAAAATATTCAAGATCAGGTTAACTCTGACCTGGAAGTGGCATCTGTCCTATTTAAAG ctgAATGCAATATCCATACATCTCCTTCTCCGGGAATTCAAGTAAGGCATGTCTACACTCCCTCTACAACAAAGCACTTCTCACCCATAAAACAATCAACTACTTTAACCAACAAACACAGAGGAAATGAGGTCTCGACCACACCTCTCTTAGCAAATT CTCTATCTGTTCACCAGTTGGCTGCTCAGGGAGAGATGCTTTACCTAGCTACTCGGATTGAACAAG aaaatgttatcAATCACACGGATGAAGAAGGATTTACTCCTCTGATGTGGGCTGCAGCACACGGGCAAATAGCTGTGGTAGAGTTTCTACTTCAGAAT GGTGCTGATCCCCAGCTTTTAGGAAAAGGTCGAGAAAGTGCACTATCATTGGCCTGTAGTAAAGGCTACACAGATATTGTCAAAATGCTGCTTGATTGTGGAGTTGATGTGAATGAATATGATTGG AATGGAGGAACACCTTTGCTTTATGCTGTACATGGGAATCATGTTAAATGTGTAAAAATGCTCTTAG AAAATGGAGCTGACCCCACAATTGAAACTGACTCTGGGTATAATTCTATGGATTTAGCTGTAGCCTTGGGCTATAGAGGTG TTCAACAGGTTATTGAGTCACATTTGCTGAAGCTGCTTCAGAATATCAAGGAGTAG
- the BTF3 gene encoding transcription factor BTF3 isoform X2: protein MKETIMNQEKLAKLQAQVRIGGKGTARRKKKVVHRTATADDKKLQFSLKKLGVNNISGIEEVNMFTNQGTVIHFNNPKVQASLAANTFTITGHAETKQLTEMLPSILNQLGADSLTSLRRLAEALPKQSVDGKAPLATGEDDDDEVPDLVENFDEASKNEAN from the exons ATGAAAGAAACTATCATGAACCAGGAGAAACTCGCCAAACTGCAAGCACAAGTGCGCATTGGTGGGAAA GGAACTGCTCGCCGAAAGAAGAAGGTGGTTCATAGAACAGCTACAGCAGATGATAAAAAACTTCAGTTCTCCTTAAAGAAGTTAGGAGTAAACAATATCTCTGGTATTGAAGAA gtgAATATGTTCACAAACCAAGGAACAGTGATCCACTTTAACAACCCTAAAGTTCAGGCATCCCTGGCTGCGAACACTTTCACCATTACAGGCCATGCTGAGACAAAGCAGCTGACAGAAATGTTACCCAGTATCTTAAACCAACTTGGTGCAGACAGTCTGACTAGTTTAAGAAGGCTGGCTGAAGCTCTGCCCAAACAAT CTGTGGATGGAAAGGCACCACTTGCTACCggagaggatgatgatgatgaagttCCAG atcttgTGGAGAATTTTGATGAAGCTTCCAAGAATGAAGCAAACTGA